The Kitasatospora albolonga nucleotide sequence TGCGCCCCCTGGCTGCTGCGCGACGGCCTCACCCCCGGCGCGCTGGTGGGCGCGCTGACGTACCTCACCCAGGCGCTGGCCCCGGCGGTCCATGCGCTGATGACCATGCTGTCCACGGTCGGCGGCCGACTGCTGGTGGTCCTGGACCGCTTCACGGACGCGCCGCCGCCCCCGGCCGAGGACAGCCCGGAACCGCAGGCAGCCGACGAGCCGCCTCCCGCCCGGCACACCACCCCTGGGGCCACCACTCCCGAGGCCGCCGTCCCCGTCGCCGAACTGGACGCCGTCACCTTCGCGTACGGCCCCGCCGCGCTCCCCGTCCTGGACCGGCTCTCCCTGAGCATCGCCCCCGGCGAGCACCTCGCGGTGATCGGGCCGAGCGGCAGCGGCAAGTCGACGCTGGCCGCCGTCCTCGCCGGGGTCGAACAGCCCACCGGGGGCGCGGTGCGGTGGCACGGGCGGCCGGTGCGCGCGGCCGACGCCACCTCCGTACGGGTCCTGCTGCCCCAGCACGCGTACGTGTTCACCGGCTCGCTGCGCGAGAACCTCCGCTATCTCCGCCCCGACGCGGACGACCGCTCCCTGGCCGCCACGATCGACGCGCTCGGCCTGGACCCCCTGCTCACCCGGCTCGGCTCCCTGGACGCGCTCCTGGAACCGGACCGGCTCTCCCAGGGCGAACACCAGCTCATCGCCCTGGGCCGGGCCCATCTGGCGGCCCCTCCGCTCATCGTGCTCGACGAGGCCACCAGCCGCCTCGACCCGGCCGCCGAGGCCCGCGCCGAGCGCGCGTTCGCCGCGCTGCCGGGCGCCCTGGTGGTCGTCGCGCACCGCCTCGGCTCGGCCCGCCGCGCCGACCGGATTCTCGTGATGGACGGGCCCCGCACCCGCTGCGGCACCTCGGCGGAGCTGCTGCGCTCCTCGGCCCTCTACCGGGACCTGGCCGGGCTCTGGGAGCCGGACGACGTCTCCGAGTGAAGGTCCTCCGCGAAGGGCCGGGTCACGGCCACCCCTGAAGTCCGTTCCCCTGAAGCCCGTTCCCTGGAGCCGGGTCATATCCAGCCCGCCTCCTTCGCCCGTCTGATGGCGTCCATCCGATTGCGCGCCCCGGCCTTGCGAATGGCGGCGGCGAGGTAATTGCGCACCGTCCCCGGGGTCAGATGCAGCCGCTCCGCGATACCGGAGACCGTTTCCCCGCGCTCGGCGATCGAGAGCACGCTCAATTCCCGGGGCGATAAGGGCATGTCGGCCACCTGCAACAGGCTGAACGCCAGTGACTCGTCGATATGCCGCCCGCCGTCGGCCAGTTTGTGCATGACCTCGGAGAGGTCGTTCACCGGCCGGTACTTGTCGATGTAGCCGCGGGCCCCCGCCTCGTAGGCCCGGCGCAGCCCCCGGGGCCGGTCGCTGCGGGTGAGCACGGCCAGGGGACACCCCCGGCCGCGCGGTTCGGCCAGCGACCTCACCTCCTCCAGGACGTCCAGGGCATCCGGACAGTCGAGGTCGGTGAGGAGCACATCCGGTCCTGTTCCGGCCAGTGCCGAACGTATCGCGCCCTGCTCGGAGGTCCGTACGTCTATTCCCTGCCCAGCACCGAGCAGGGAGGCCAGCGAGGCGCGCCACAGGGGCACGGTGTGGACCAGCAGAACGGTTGTCATCAGGCTGCCCTCGGCTTTTCTCTCCGGGCACGCACTCCAGGCGCATCGCAGAATGCGATGGTGTGTGCGCGTCGGGTGACGGGTCTCCAGTGGAGCGCATGAGCATTCGGGTACGCCGCGGAATTGGCGGATTCCCGTGCCTGTGTGGGCGCGGATGGGGGCGTTCGGGGGTACAGCGGGAGCGCACGGGGTGGCGGGAGGGTGGCTACCCAGCGGTGCAGGCGGACCGCCGGACCGGCCGGGGCGTCAGTTCAGCAGTGCGCGGGCCGCCTGGGCCTTGTGCCGGATCGTCTCGGCCGTCGTCGGCTCGATCGTGCCGAGCACCTCCGCGTACTCCTCCATCTCCGCCGCCCCGCGCTGGAACTCCCCGCGCTGGACCAGCAGCTGGGCCCGCTCGTAGCGCAGCCGTGCCGGGTGCGAGGGCAGGAGCAGGGAGAGGTCCACCGCCCAGAGGGCCACATCCGTGCGCTCGGGGCGGGCGGTGGCCCAGGCCCTGATGTTGTTGAGGATGCGCAGGACGATCTCCAGGGGCCGCGCGGGCGTCAGCATGGACGGTTCAAGGCGCGCCCCGGTCGCCCCGGTGACCAGGAGGTCCGCGTCCTCGCCGGTCAGCGGCGCGCCCCCGGCGAACGGGTCGACGAGCACCGGGTGCGCCGGGTCCCCGAAGCCGACCACGAAGTGGCCGGGCAGCGCCACCCCGTACACCGGGGCGCCCGCCCGCCGGGCGACCTCGATCCAGACCACCGAGAGCAGGATCGGCAGCCCCCGGCGGCGGCGCAGCACCTGCTGGAGGAGCGAGGACTCCAGCCGCTGGTAGTCGGCCGACGAGCCGCCGAACTCGTGCCGCTCACCCAGCAGTTCGGCCAGGGCGGAGGCCCAGTCGGCGGGGGTCTTCCCCGGCCCGTACGGCAACAGCCCGGCCAGCCGGTCCAGTTCGATCTGCGCCGCGTCGATCCCGTACGGGTCGGGGGAGACCTCCGCCGGATCGACCGGGCGCGGTTCCTCGGGTCCGACCGGGCCCGCCTCCGCGCCCAGCAGCAGGCAGAGCAGTGCGAGATCCGGCCGCTCGGACCGGGCCTCCTCGGCGAACTGCCGCCGCCTCTCCGTCGTACCGGAATCCTGCGCGCTCATATGCGACCCATGCCCCTGATCGTCCCTGCCGTCGTGCCGCCACCCCACCCCCGGCTCCGCTACGCGGGCCGGAAATGGTGGTAGCTGTGGTGCGTCGCGAAGCCCATCCCGTCGTACAGCGCCCGCGCACCCTCATTGTCCTCCTCCACCTGGAGCCAGGCCGCCGAAGCGCCCTCGTCCAGGGCCCGGCGGGCCAGCGCCGCCATCACGGCCGTGCCCAGTCCGCGCCGCCGCTGCCCGGGGGCGACCTCGACCGCCATGAACCCCGCCCACCGCCCGTCCACCACGCACCGGCCGATCGCGGCGGGCACCGCGTCCTCCTCCGCGCCCTCGTCCCCGCCCGCCACCGTGGCGAACCAGACCGAGGGGCCGCTGCCCAGCACCCGCAGGACATGGGGGCCGGGGGTGGTGAGGCGCTGGTAGCGCGAGAGCCACGCCCCGTCCGGCTCACGGGCCAGCCGTACCGCCGACACGTCCGCGTCCAGGTCCCCGACCGGCGCCAGCGCGGCGATCCGGACCTGGGCCGAGACCTCGCGCCGCCACCCGTGCCGCTCCAGCTCCGCGCAGAGCGCCTCCTGCGTGCCCTCGGCCCCGGTCGACGTCTGGATGTACGGGGGCAGGCCCCGCTCCTCGTACCACCGCTCGACCCGCCCGAACGCCTCACCGAGCGGCACCCCCGGATCACCGAGCGGCAGCGCGGAGTTGGCGCGCCGGGTGAACCCTCCGGCGGCGCGCAGCCGCCACTCGCCCAGGGGCGCGCTCTCCACCGGCTGCCAGGCCCGCGCGGTGACGGCGGCCAGCTCCGGGAAGGAGGCCGCCGGGCCCCGCCTGCGGGCCGGGGCGGCGGGGACGACCTTGCCCGCCACCAGGGACGATTCCAGGATGCGGACGGACTGCCCGTTCTTCCGTGTGATCGAGACCACGCCGTCGTCCCATGATGTGAGAACGCCGACCGTGTCGGTGAACTCCGCGCCCGCGCCACCCCCCTCGGAGCGCTGCCGAACGGAGACCCGTTTGCCCACGTCAGCCGGTGTGATGCGGACCTCCAGCCGTCCGCCGATGGTGAATTCCACAGCTCTGTCCGCCCCTCCTGTTCGGATCGTGCCCGAGAACGGAGATACTAGGGGCGGGCATCGACGACGCCGCGCTCCCGCGCGAGAGCCAACGCCCTACCGAGGAGGAACGACAGCGTGACCTACGTCATCGCGCAGCCTTGTGTCGACGTGAAGGACAAGGCCTGCATCGAAGAGTGCCCCGTCGACTGCATTTACGAGGGCCAGCGGTCCTTGTACATCCACCCGGACGAATGCGTCGACTGCGGAGCCTGCGAGCCGGTCTGCCCGGTCGAGGCCATCTTCTACGAGGACGACACTCCGGAGGAGTGGAAGGACTACTACAAGGCGAACGTCGAGTTCTTCGACGATCTCGGCTCGCCGGGCGGTGCTTCCAAGCTCGGTCTCATCGAGCGCGACCACGCGTTCGTCGCCGGACTGCCGCCGCAGAACCAGTAGCAGGCGGCACCACGTGCGCAGCCCGGTCCCGTACGGCTTGTCACCGTGCGGGACCGAGGCGTATCCCCGTACGGCCACGGCCGCTGCCCATCCCTGAACAGTCCGAGAAAGCCCCAGAGAGCTCCGAGAAAGCAGAGTCCCGTGTCCGCAGTCTCCTCCCGCCTCCCGGTCTTCCCCTGGGACAGGCTCACGCCGTACAAGACGACGGCCCAGGCCCACCCGGACGGCATCGTGGACCTCTCCGTCGGCACGCCGGTCGACCCGGTGCCCGAGGTGATCCGGCAGGCGCTCGTCGCCGCCGCGGACAGCCCCGGCTATCCGACGGTGTGGGGGACCGAGGCCCTGCGGGACGCGCTCACCGGCTGGGTGGAGCGGCGGCTCGGCGCGCGAGGGGTGACGCACGCCAACGTGCTGCCGGTCGTCGGCTCCAAGGAACTGGTGGCCTGGCTGCCGACGCAGCTCGGGCTCGGCCCCGGCGACAAGGTCGCCTACCCGCGCCTCGCCTACCCGACGTACGAGGTCGGCGCCCGGCTCTGCGGCGCGGAGCCCGTCGTCTACGACGACCCGACCGAGCTGGACCCGGCCGGGCTGAAGCTGCTCTGGCTCAACTCGCCCTCCAACCCGACCGGCCGGGTGCTGGCCAAGGACGAGCTGGTCCGGACCGTCGCCTGGGCGCGCGAGCACGGGGTGCTGGTCTTCAGCGACGAGTGCTACCTGGAGCTGGGCTGGGAGGCCGAGCCGGTCTCGGTGCTCCACCCGGACGTCTGCGGCGGCCACTACGACGGGATCGTCGCCGTCCACTCGCTCTCCAAGCGCTCCAACCTGGCCGGGTACCGGGCCGCGTTCATCGCGGGTGACGCGGCCGTCCTCGGCGAGCTGCTGCTGATCCGCAAGCACGGCGGGATGATGACGCCCGCCCCCGTCCAGGCGGCCACCGTCGCCGCCCTCGGGGACGACACGCACGTGGCCGAGCAGCGCGTCCGGTACGCGGACCGCCGCCTGGCCCTGCGTACGGCCCTGGAGGCGCACGGCTTCCGGATCGAGCACAGCGAGGCGAGCCTCTACCTCTGGGCGACCCGTGACGAGCCGTGCTGGGAGACCGTGGCGTACCTCGCGGAGCTGGGCATCCTCGTCGCGCCCGGCGACTTCTACGGCCCGGCGGGCGAGCGCTTCGTCCGGGTGGCGTTCACCGCGACCGACGAGCGGGTGGCGGCGGCGGTCAAGCGCCTGACCTGAACCCGGGGACGCGTGAGGGCCCGGGGAGTGCGCACTCCCCGGGCCCTCACGCATGTGTTCGTACGGCGGTGGCTCGGCTCCCGTACGTCGTACGGCGGTGAGTCGGCTCCCGTACGTCGTACGGCGGTGGGTCAGCCGATCGGCAGGCCACCCAGCGGCAGGCCGCCGGTGGGCAGCCCGTCCGTGGGCAGGCCGCCCTGGGTGAGGGCGTCGGTGGGCAGCCCGCCACCGGCGGCGTCGGCCACACCGCCGACGGCCTCGCCCGCCTGGCCCGCGGTCTGGCCTGCGGTCTCCTGGGCGGCCGGGGCGGCCACCTTGGCGGTGTTGCCGACGGTCTTGCCCGCGGCCGGCACGGCGGTGCCGACGATACGGCCGCCGGTGTCACCGGCCGCCTGGGTGCCCTGCTGGGCGGCGCTGTCCAGGGTGTTGCCGACGCTCGCACCGTCCAGTGCGGTGAGGCCGCCCAGGTCCGGGGTCTGCGGGAGCTCTGCGGCACCTGCGGCACCGGCCGCACCGACCACGGGGACGACGCCTGCGGCGAACAGCAGCGCGGTACGAGCGATCCGACGGGGCAGGGGGAGGGACATGGTGCTCCTTCGACGAGGTCCGTGAGGTCTGTCCGGTCGATCCGGACGCACTGACAACCGGTCGGAGGGGAGGGAAAGTTGCGGCGGGCCAAGGTAAAGAGTGAGTAATGCGTCCGATAATCCGCAGCGGAGGAACCCGGGCAAACGCAGCATTCCGCAGGCGTGCGACGAACCGTCACTTCCCTTGGGAGGCAAGGGAATCGGTGCGGGACGAACGGAAGGGGAAAGGGGGCGCCGAAACGGGTCCGGGAGCGAGGTCTCAGGACCCGTACGGGTGACGCTTCGCACTCCTGGGCGCCCTGCTGTGCGGCTTGTTGGGTGACTTACCGGGCCGACCCTGCCGGGCGGCTTACCGGGAGCCCTGCCGGTGACCTGCTGAGCGGCCTGCCGGGCGACCTGTTGTGCGGTCCTACTCGGCGGCGACCCGGATCGCGACGGCCGTCGCGTCCGGTTCCTTGTCCTTCGCGTCCTCCGTACGCCAGCCCGAACCGGCCTCCCAGACCCGGTCGGCATAGCTCACGCGCTCGATCCGCAGCTCCTGGGAGTGCGCCACCGCCCAGTGCGCCAGCTCCCAGCCGCGCCGGGGAGCGCCGTCGGACGTGGCCCGGGCCGCCGCCGGTACGGGCACCGAGACGGTGGCGGCGGCCGGGGACCCCGCGGCCTTCGCGGTCGGCAGGACGTCCTTGCCGAAGGTACGGATCAGCTCCGCCCGCACCTTCGCCGCGTCCCCCGGGCCTTGGCCGGTCTTCTGCGACGGTGTGCAGTTCAGCGCGGTGGGCTCGCGCCCGGTCAGCGCGGCGGCCAGCAGCGCGGCGTCCGGCTCGTGCTTCGCGTACGCCTGCGGGAACCCGCTGCGCTGCACGCGCTGCGCGGCCACGGTCAGCGGGAGCCGCGAGTAGCCCGGGACCTCGGCGAGGTGGTCGTAGAACTCCCCGGCCGAGTACACCGGGTCCATGATCTGCGCCACGGTGCCCCAGCCCTGCGAGGGGCGCTGCTGGAACAGGCCCACCGAGTCCCGGTCCCCGTAGTCGATGTTGCGGAGCGTGGACTCCTGGATCGCCGTCGCGATGGCGATCGTCACCGCCCGCTCCGGCATCCCGCGCGTGGTCCCGACGGCGGAGATCGTCGCCGCGTTCGCCGCCTGGTGCAGGCTCATCTCGTACACGTGGTCCCCGTCGGCGGCGCGGACCACACAGCGCGGTACGGCCTTGGTGTTCGAGGAGTCGTACTGCACGGCCAGATAGCCGCCGAGCGCCGCGAGCACGGCGAGGGCGGCCGTGTAACGGAGGAGGCGGCTGCGGCGGCGGGGGCTGGCTGTCCGGGGCACGGCCCCACCGTACTGGAGGGTTCGGCCGGGGCCGATACCCCAGTCCCGCCTGGGGCGATACCCCGGTCCTGCGGGGGCCGATACCCCAGTCCTGCCCGGGCCGATACCCCGGTCCTGCGGGGTCGGCACCCCGGTCCCGCCCGGGCCGATACCTCAGTCCCTCAGGCTCGTGGCCAGGTCGGGCGTACCGCCCTCCAGGGCCATGGCCGGGCCCCGCGCGCCGTCCTCTAGGGTCGTGGCCATGTCCGACAGCACGCTTGACCTGACCCTGGACGGCCCGGCGCTCACCGCACGGCTCGTCGACATCCCCTCGGTCAGCGGGGAGGAGAAGGCACTCGCCGACGCGATCGAGACAGCGCTGCGCGGCCTGCCCCATCTGACCGTCGACCGCCACGGCAACAACGTCGTCGCCCGGACGAACCTGGGCCGCGCCGAGCGGGTCGTGCTCGCCGGGCACATCGACACCGTGCCGATCGCCGGCAACGTGCCCTCCCGCCTCGACGAGAACGGCATCCTCTGGGGCTGCGGGACCACCGACATGAAGGCCGGGGTCGCCGTCCAGCTCCGGATCGCCGCGACGGTCCCCGAACCCAACCGCGACCTGACCTTCATCTTCTACGACAACGAAGAGGTCGCCGCCGACCTCAACGGCCTCGGCCACATCGCCACCGCCCACCCCGACTGGCTCGCCGGAGACTTCGCCGTCCTCCTGGAGCCCTCCGACGGCGAGGTGGAGGGCGGCTGCCAGGGCACGCTCCGGGTCCACCTCCGTACGGCGGGGGAGCGGGCGCACTCGGCGCGCAGCTGGATGGGGTCCAACGCCGTCCACGCCGCCGCCCCGATCCTGGCGAAGCTGGCCGCGTACGAGCCGCGCCGCCCGGTCATCGACGGCCTGGAGTACCACGAGGGGCTCAACGCGGTCGGCATCGAGGGCGGCGTCGCCACCAACGTCATCCCGGACGCCTGCACCGTCGTCGTCAACTACCGCTACGCCCCCGACCGCACCGAGGAAGAGGCCATCGCCCACGTCCGCGAGGTCTTCGCCGACTG carries:
- a CDS encoding ABC transporter ATP-binding protein, producing MKAEARVKRNEPLPGPRSGPLPGPRPRSGPLARVTREARPFLRARTGTVLRLAGWSLLEFVQTFLGGYGVARALDHGFLAGRPLTGLLWLAVAAVAVLPAQLATRGVFGRLADLVEPLRDGLVRRAVSRALSGALAHPADTSVRSLSQVTHQSEIARDGWAGLVLTLRSFVFTVAGAVAGLLALEPRLLLIVAPPLVLGTGLFLATLPPMAARQRDYLTADETYAAHAGRTAADLRDLAAAGAADRTVAESRALADDQVRAARSLARWSGVRVVALAVCGRFPPLLLLLCAPWLLRDGLTPGALVGALTYLTQALAPAVHALMTMLSTVGGRLLVVLDRFTDAPPPPAEDSPEPQAADEPPPARHTTPGATTPEAAVPVAELDAVTFAYGPAALPVLDRLSLSIAPGEHLAVIGPSGSGKSTLAAVLAGVEQPTGGAVRWHGRPVRAADATSVRVLLPQHAYVFTGSLRENLRYLRPDADDRSLAATIDALGLDPLLTRLGSLDALLEPDRLSQGEHQLIALGRAHLAAPPLIVLDEATSRLDPAAEARAERAFAALPGALVVVAHRLGSARRADRILVMDGPRTRCGTSAELLRSSALYRDLAGLWEPDDVSE
- a CDS encoding DNA-binding response regulator, with amino-acid sequence MTTVLLVHTVPLWRASLASLLGAGQGIDVRTSEQGAIRSALAGTGPDVLLTDLDCPDALDVLEEVRSLAEPRGRGCPLAVLTRSDRPRGLRRAYEAGARGYIDKYRPVNDLSEVMHKLADGGRHIDESLAFSLLQVADMPLSPRELSVLSIAERGETVSGIAERLHLTPGTVRNYLAAAIRKAGARNRMDAIRRAKEAGWI
- a CDS encoding GNAT family N-acetyltransferase, producing the protein MEFTIGGRLEVRITPADVGKRVSVRQRSEGGGAGAEFTDTVGVLTSWDDGVVSITRKNGQSVRILESSLVAGKVVPAAPARRRGPAASFPELAAVTARAWQPVESAPLGEWRLRAAGGFTRRANSALPLGDPGVPLGEAFGRVERWYEERGLPPYIQTSTGAEGTQEALCAELERHGWRREVSAQVRIAALAPVGDLDADVSAVRLAREPDGAWLSRYQRLTTPGPHVLRVLGSGPSVWFATVAGGDEGAEEDAVPAAIGRCVVDGRWAGFMAVEVAPGQRRRGLGTAVMAALARRALDEGASAAWLQVEEDNEGARALYDGMGFATHHSYHHFRPA
- a CDS encoding ferredoxin — translated: MTYVIAQPCVDVKDKACIEECPVDCIYEGQRSLYIHPDECVDCGACEPVCPVEAIFYEDDTPEEWKDYYKANVEFFDDLGSPGGASKLGLIERDHAFVAGLPPQNQ
- a CDS encoding succinyldiaminopimelate transaminase; the protein is MSAVSSRLPVFPWDRLTPYKTTAQAHPDGIVDLSVGTPVDPVPEVIRQALVAAADSPGYPTVWGTEALRDALTGWVERRLGARGVTHANVLPVVGSKELVAWLPTQLGLGPGDKVAYPRLAYPTYEVGARLCGAEPVVYDDPTELDPAGLKLLWLNSPSNPTGRVLAKDELVRTVAWAREHGVLVFSDECYLELGWEAEPVSVLHPDVCGGHYDGIVAVHSLSKRSNLAGYRAAFIAGDAAVLGELLLIRKHGGMMTPAPVQAATVAALGDDTHVAEQRVRYADRRLALRTALEAHGFRIEHSEASLYLWATRDEPCWETVAYLAELGILVAPGDFYGPAGERFVRVAFTATDERVAAAVKRLT
- a CDS encoding ATP-binding protein: MSLPLPRRIARTALLFAAGVVPVVGAAGAAGAAELPQTPDLGGLTALDGASVGNTLDSAAQQGTQAAGDTGGRIVGTAVPAAGKTVGNTAKVAAPAAQETAGQTAGQAGEAVGGVADAAGGGLPTDALTQGGLPTDGLPTGGLPLGGLPIG
- a CDS encoding succinyl-diaminopimelate desuccinylase encodes the protein MSDSTLDLTLDGPALTARLVDIPSVSGEEKALADAIETALRGLPHLTVDRHGNNVVARTNLGRAERVVLAGHIDTVPIAGNVPSRLDENGILWGCGTTDMKAGVAVQLRIAATVPEPNRDLTFIFYDNEEVAADLNGLGHIATAHPDWLAGDFAVLLEPSDGEVEGGCQGTLRVHLRTAGERAHSARSWMGSNAVHAAAPILAKLAAYEPRRPVIDGLEYHEGLNAVGIEGGVATNVIPDACTVVVNYRYAPDRTEEEAIAHVREVFADCGVAEIVIDDHSGAAMPGLSHPAAQAFMKAVGGTARPKFGWTDVSRFGGLGVPAVNYGPGDPIYAHKRDEHVVAEKITHCEDRLRSWLSS